GTGAGCTGCCGCTCTCGCCAGCCCGAGTAGCAAGTTCCAAGTACAACAGCTTTCAGCATCACCCTCCTGCAGGGTGTGAGAAAGCTCCCATCAGTCTCTGTATTCCCTTAAGAGAGCAAGGTCCAAGTAAGCAAAAACTGATAATACAGTTATCAGATGTCCATTCTCAACTCATTCATCATATTAGAATGGTAAAATGAAacatcaaaatgaaatttagcAGCTAATCACGTTAAATGATAAAACAGCGTTTCCTCTGATTGTCACATACAGAAAAAGGCTCAGCCTGTGCTCAAATTGAGCTTTGCTGTGACCACGATCAGCTGCTCTTCATCCAGCTTCTAGCTTGTCTCCATTCGGTAAACCCTCTCAAAATGAGTAGCAAGTGCAACATTGTACATGGCACGCACATAACCACCTTCACCATCATATCTACCAACTACCAATACTAATGATAAGAGAATTCTAGAATTTGACTCAATTACCCGTATCGCCTGCCCTTCTTTCAGAAGAAGTCTTGTCCCAGCAATCGTAGGGAGGTTCTTCGCGAAGGCACGGCCCTTTTAGTTGCAGAAACCACTTGGCCGTGACATGTacctatgaaaaaaaaaatagattaacaTAGAAAGACTCCTGGCAAGTTTTTGAGTTTAAGCAGAAAAAGGGGGGGGAAACCACATCGGGTGATGAACACCACTCACTGGGTAGTTGCCATGCCTAGCCAAGGCGCAACCACCTTGTGAACCCGACACCGCCACAGGTGGTTGAGCGGGCGGTAGAGAGACACATTGGGGCGACTGCGTAACACTTTCCTTTGCGTATCTTACCCTCTCCCTCAGCCTCCAGGAATAACATCGGTCCCGGTGGCTCCATCCACAGCTCGCATGGCAAAGTATTTGTTGGCCAGTGACTCCGCTAGTGCTCACCATTGAACAGGCTCGTTGATTCAAAACCAGATTCATGATTGATTTCTGGAGGCGTTAAACTCGCAAGACTTCAGCATGCAGCCGAGCGAACATTGGGAGGACCGGATTGCTAGTTTCAGGTTTCAACTATCATCTTCCATAAAATTCCCATCACCATTTTATGACTTTCTACGAGTTGCGAAGGTTTCAAGCGGACTTCATACCCTCTTGACACAGACCATATATGCACTTACTTTTAAAAACCATAGTTGGGGAAAACTACGAGAGCCCAAGCGGAAAACCATCATCCAACAACTAGGTCCATCATAATATCCCTTTTGCCCTTAGAAACTTGGATGCTATGACTCAGTCTTGGAGAGAGCTAACACATGGAACATCATAAATGACAATCGAAGAAAGTTGTACAGGAAACTAGTTAATAATACATTCAGAAGATAGCATAAAGGGCAGTCATTTGTCGCATCTGCTCGTAACGTAATCAACATAAAAGTTTGTTCCATGCAACTAAATTAATCCATAATCTCTTTGGAATTAGTATTTATCAAATCCTTCTACCACACAACAATGTGCCACTATAATCACTCAAAATTTATTAACCATAAAAGTGACTACCGTCCCTTCCGCTCGATAAGTTGCCCTCTTGTGGCAACCTGTTCCTTGAGAGGATCCCCTGAATCCGACGCCACCAAAACACCATCTACCACCTATGTTTCTTCCTCCATTTAATCATGATTTGCAGCAAGGTGGAATCATTTtcttgttggaaatttcctataatattggcttacattaattaattgattttctattttaaataattgggttaatggatatttccAGCTATTTGTATAACCTACGGTGATACGATTGGGTGGGTATTGGCATTTTATTAATAACAAGCCAAGTTGAGTAGCAAAGTGTAGGTAATTGTGTTTTAACTAAACTCGTAATGGGAATGGCTCAATTGACACGTTGTTGATTAGAGTTTACTAGGTTCcttctctagcctataaaattGTAGATTATACATATTGGTTGCTTTAATCTCATTGGAAGTCGCCATACTAAAATAGTGTAGGAAGATTTGGCATTCCGATAGATTACCTGTTATAAATTGATCtatttacttcagagtaaagcAATGGCTCAAGCAGTACGCTTTTGTTCCGCCGTGTTTATTGATttcggtgttttacaatcatacaTGGATCCgtttcttttgattgattagttgtttatgtaaataaattttctacattTCCTCCATAGCTAACGATGGAGATTCGATATAGAAACTTGATGATATAATTGTAACTAGTCGATGCATCGATGTTGTATTCTTTTGGAAATGCCCCTGGGCCTTTCCTTGCGGCAGACATGTACCATTGCGCGCTCGTTGATCACGGGACAATTTCCACTAAATGCCCTTATCTTAGCAAGTCTCAAGTTAAACCATGAAAGTTTTCCATGAGGCATCCTTCTCTGCTTTCCCCGATGCAAAGATGTAATTTTAACTATGtttcggcttagattaagcctctAAAGATTGACTTACTTATGATCGTGAGTTTAAGATAGGGCAAACTATATGAACAACATCCCTTGAGTTCCTCCACAAAATCGaaagtttgaattttgagaACAAATTCCGAGAAGAGAGAATCGGGAATTGAGCCGGAGCAATACATGAAATGTGAAAAATGAACAACAAGTGAGTTCAaatgctaatccaaacagggaTTCGATAAAGATCAATTGAGGAGCCATTTGATAAAGCTAGGGGTTTCGTACAATTGTTTCTACAATTAGAAAACGAGGAGGAAACGAAGAGAATCGACCTGCAAGATTACGCTGACGGcctctctcttgtcccacatcgctagggagggaggtcttggtttgAGCATAAGGCTTGAGTCTACAATTTGGAAAGAGCTGAGTGGCTGGGATGACCGGTTCGTCCGCGCCCGGGACGGATGATCCAAAGTCGACAATACTCACGGTGGGGCCGGGATGTTCAAGTGGTGTGGGCGGGCTCAGGCCGCATGTGGGACCACAGCGAGGACACTCTTCTGTTAAGAGGTCGGTCGGGACCCTGTGAGAATCTTTGTTACGACGCCGTGTAGGACTTATGAGGCCACGAGGGGACGCTCTTACGGTAAGAGGTGGAGCctcgaccgcgtgtgggaccacagcaaGCATTCGCCTGAAGTGAGGCCACGGCGATGACGCTTTTGTTAAGAGGTCATTCGGGACCACAACAATAATAATGTTACGACGTCGGTGCGGGACTCGTGAGGCCACGGCGAGGACACTCTTAcattaagaggtggagagtgtgatagcctcctctcttgtcaCATCGTTGttagaggtggagagtgtgacggctCTCCTCGCATACACATCGTCGTTAAGAGTGGAGAGTGTAACAACCTCCTCTTttgtcccacatcacttagGGAGGAattcttggttagcttataaggtttgGGTGCTCTCAGAattgtgtaacgcgttttaaagtcGTAAGGAAAAAACCGAAGTGGGATGGTGGTTCGTTCGCGCCGGGACGGGTGACCAAGCGAACAATATTGCACGGTGGggccgggatgttacaagtggtatcgaAGCCAGACTCTCGgcgcgtgtgggaccacaacAAGAATCTTGTTTTTGACGGGATGTTCAAGTGGTATCGAGGCCATTTCCTGGCCGGCGTGTGGGACCACGGCAAAGAATCTATCCTTTCTTGTCCACGTTGCTGcaggagggaggtcttggttaacACTATGCTGCCGGcctctctcttgtcccacatcgcctagggagggagatctTGGTTAGCTTACTCTTacgttaagaggtggagagtgtgacagtcTCTATCCCACATGTCGCacgggagggaggtcttggttaaaCGCCAAGGGCTGGTCACGTCGCTGGAtctcacatcgcctagggagaggtattggttagcttataagacTTGGGTCCCACATCACCTAGGGATCCGCGTCGCGCAGGGAGTCTTGGTTGGCACATAAAGCGGTCATGTCCTTTTCAGTATAGAGGAGGGAGTGCTTGATTTGAGCACTATAAGACGAGTCTCCCAATACGTATACTTGCAAAGAAGTAGTAGTGACCCAAGCGGACAATATATTACATAGTGAGTAGGGATGTTACAAATTGATGATCGCTCCACAATCTCAAGCATGTAAATACTCAAATGAACAAGCTTAAAGGGATGTTACATCATTCAATGATCACTCCACAATCTCAAGCATGGAAATACTCGAATGAACAAGCATGTAAGCTTCTCCCGAACTCAGGAAGGAAACcataaataagttttttttttggtaagaaacaCCATAAATAAGTTGCTTGGTACATTGATCGAacgcccaaaaaaaaactaatcgaACACATCAAATGTCCATGAAAAATTCGACAATCACAACGTTAATAGTCGAAGAAAACACCCATAGATCGGATGCAATCTTGTCTATTCAAACACTCAGCGGCTCCACGCTACTCTAAAGATATTAAGATCCCATCGAAAGTTGCAAAGACAACGAAATCCTTTTGAAAAGCAAAAGTGAAATCGAATCGGCTTACCTTTTTACAGCAACATCTAGAGAGTTGAGAAGAAGCTTCGCCATTTTGCTCCTCTAGCTCCTGAGATGCAATGCGCGAGCCGCAGAGCCGAACAAGGTTAGCATGCACAACTTATGAAGGCACATTTAAAACTACCGTATACACGTAAAAATGCACGCTCGATCGAGTTAAGCTTCAGGAAAGTCGCGCTTTGGCCCACGACCGACGGCGAGCTGATGCTTGAAACGAAATCCTATCCTATCGGCTATCGCAATTGGCGATTACAGACATCTGGCGATAGTGGACATTGCCTCATGTTTCATATTATATAAAACGAACTCGCACGTGCgctcctcttttatttattcaagAAAATCTCAGCCGTAATTAAGTCGTCGAACGACGTCATCAAGAAAGACACCCTCGAAATCTCCAACGGTCGACGGGAGATATTTCCTCTTCAGCGACGAAAAAATACCTTAAATTTCGAACCAACGGTCGGCGCGCGTTCAGCTCTCGCTACAGACAAGAACAGAGACCGCCCCCGCCTTCTCCGACGACCTGGTCCCCACAGATCCTTCCGCTCCAGATCGCCGGCGTTCGGCCTCCAGCATCGCGTTCTGCGGCTGAACTCAAGAGATCTGCGAAACCCATTCGCTGTGCTCTGTTCTTTTCTCGTCGATCAAGAGAAATTCCGGTCCGATCGAGGCATCATGGGTCGAGGCAAAACGCCGCACGGACTCGTGCCCAACGCGAGAGCGCGCAGAATCGCGtacgagaagaggaagaagggccTGATGAAGAAAGCCCGGGAGTTCTCCGTCCTCTGCGGCGTCGACACCTGCGTCGTCGTCTTTCCCGAGGcagcggcggccggcggcgaccgCCCGACTGCGCCGGAGGTCTGGCCGCCGGATAGCGGGGAGGCCAGGCGCATCATCGAACGCTACAGATCCGCTGGCCggaaggagaagaagctcgACCTCGGCGGGAAGGGAGCTCTTGAAGACTTTTCGAAGAGCCAACTGAGGTCGCTCCTGAGCATTCTTGGCGACCGGGTCGACCTCGCGAAGCGAAGCTCGCCGCGATGAAAGCGGAGAAAGGGTCGCGATGGCGGGCGTTATCTTGGGTCCGTGCAACGAAGAAGGCCCGAGCGTCGATGCGGTGCCGCAGGAGACGCCGCACCAAGCTTGCGCGGCCAGTACGCCGGAATGGGCCGCCGGTGCTCAGGCCAACAACGCTCCCTGCTCGTACTCCTCCGTCGACGGCTGCCGCGACACCCTCGCAATGGAGGAGGACGATTCCACTTTCTTCCGCACTTTTCTGACGGAGACGATCGTTTTCTGATGGGGgttttactgtttttcttttgatttgataataCATACCCCAGGGTCAGGCTGTTCTGGCTTGTCGTTTCTTGAGATTTactgattcttttctttttttggttccgGTTGGAGATGATGTATAGAAAGTTGAAATTCACATGAATAAAGGAGAAACTACACGATTTTACTGCTCTGTCTTTGTCTCTGTCTGTGAGCGTGAGTTGATTATCTGGGATTGACACTTTCATCGTAATCTTTTTCCCATTCGAATCGTCGTGAGCGAACTTGGGGAGAATGCCCATTAGCCCTTAGATGTAGTCAATGTTGTCGTTGGAGATGTTTATGGGGTTGATGGGCTTGTGCTACACGCGAATCATTGGTTCTACCTCGGCTATCCTACTTGAACCCTAATGTTGAGTCCCGAGTCGAATCTTGGACAGATGGTCGAGGTCTCATGTTATTCCGGTGTTGCAAGAGATGAAAGCTCCAAGCTCAGAGTCTCCCTGCAATGAA
This genomic stretch from Eucalyptus grandis isolate ANBG69807.140 chromosome 3, ASM1654582v1, whole genome shotgun sequence harbors:
- the LOC120291732 gene encoding agamous-like MADS-box protein AGL82 — protein: MGRGKTPHGLVPNARARRIAYEKRKKGLMKKAREFSVLCGVDTCVVVFPEAAAAGGDRPTAPEVWPPDSGEARRIIERYRSAGRKEKKLDLGGKGALEDFSKSQLRSLLSILGDRVDLAKRSSPR